One window from the genome of Daphnia pulex isolate KAP4 chromosome 9, ASM2113471v1 encodes:
- the LOC124203002 gene encoding wee1-like protein kinase has product MDRDIEMEENHCRIAQRLEFPLSDEEDLHEASSTTDRTSSNISSDRLDSSGSDEGLGMTIRITSPRKPRFLRTRARESMSPPYSGVRALRLFDSPATPKTLLENSSAMITPVLATPAPRNRMRTLFNMSSAKSTDKKDNLDTPPAANVNPFTPTGMLLTSKKRTRSKRSLNGSLVNSFDEEVHEATDESDEELPPKRIALHQTSVPRYHKEFHEICLIGKGEFGSVHKCLNRLDGCTYAVKKSLMPVAGSPNERSALNEVWAHAVLGQHPHVVRYYSAWAENGHMIIQNEFCNSGTLEELIRTNQQNNVIVNEPQLKSTLLQIAEGLHYIHSKQLAHMDIKPGNIFICRENIDDCSVHHDSDDGFDELDDDYGSVTYKIGDLGHVTSVVQPIVEEGDCRYLPVEILQENYDNLAKADIFSLGLTIYEMAGGGQLPKNGDEWHAIRQGRLPYNGRYSIELHNLLELMIHPDPTLRPSTQVLTQHPVLGPNGAKSKDQLSRELNAERLKNRQLSEKLQEAARHIQNLMPLSRFSLEEVPAPKMPKLQMNEPCARRLLLGRKMNRSLSNADF; this is encoded by the exons ATGGATCGCGATATTGAAATGGAAGAGAACCATTGCCGCATAGCACAGCGGTTGGAATTCCCATTGAGTGACGAAGAAGATTTGCATGAGGCATCCTCGACTACCGACCGGACTTCTAGCAACATTTCATCAGATCGTCTGGACTCATCTGGAAGTGATGAAGGCCTTGGAATGACCATTCGGATAACCAGTCCTAGAAAGCCAAGGTTTCTTCGAACCAGAGCCAGAGAATCCATGTCTCCCCCTTACAGTGGAGTCCGGGCTCTGAGGTTGTTTGATTCCCCGGCAACTCCCAAAACTCTCCTGGAAAACAGTTCAGCTATGATTACTCCAGTTCTAGCTACGCCTGCACCAAGGAACAGGATGAGGACCCTATTCAACATGAGTTCTGCAAAATCAACTG ATAAAAAAGACAACTTGGACACTCCACCTGCTGCCAATGTCAACCCATTTACACCAACTGGAATGCTGTTGACTAGCAAGAAGAGAACCAGATCTAAACGAAGTCTCAATGG GTCGTTAGTGAATTCCTTTGACGAAGAGGTCCATGAAGCAACCGATGAATCAGACGAAGAATTGCCCCCGAAAAGGATTGCTCTGCATCAAACTAGTGTCCCCAGATACCACAAG GAATTCCATGAGATCTGCCTGATTGGAAAAGGAGAATTCGGTTCAGTGCACAAATGCCTTAACAGGCTCGATGGATGCACCTATGCCGTCAAGAAAAGTTTGATGCCAGTAGCTGGATCCCCGAATGA acGATCTGCTCTTAACGAAGTATGGGCTCACGCAGTCCTTGGCCAGCACCCTCATGTTGTTCGCTATTATTCGGCCTGGGCTGAAAATGGTCACATGATCATTCAGAACGAATTCTGCAATTCTGGCACCCTCGAAGAATTGATTCGCACTAATCAGCAAAACAATGTCATAGTCAATGAACCGCAATTAAAATCGACATTGTTGCAG attgcAGAAGGATTACATTACATTCATTCCAAACAGTTGGCCCATATGGATATCAAGCCGGGTAACATTTTTATCTGCCGTGAGAATATCGACGACTGCTCGGTTCACCACGACAGTGACGATGGATTTGACGAACTTGATGACGATTACGGATCCGTGACGTATAAAATTGGAGATTTGGGTCACGTGACGTCGGTTGTGCAGCCAATCGTGGAAGAAGGCGATTGCCGTTACTTGCCCGTCGAAATCCTACAGGAAAATTACGACAATCTAGCCAAAGCTGATATCTTTTCCCTGGGTCTTACAATCTACGAG ATGGCTGGCGGTGGTCAACTACCAAAGAATGGTGACGAGTGGCACGCGATCCGACAGGGCCGTTTGCCATATAACGGCCGGTACTCTATCGAGCTACACAATCTTCTGGAGTTGATGATCCACCCCGACCCGACCTTAAGGCCGTCGACCCAAGTGTTGACACAGCACCCCGTTTTAGGGCCAAACGGTGCCAAGTCTAAAGACCAACTAAGTCGTGAACTGAATGCCGAACGACTAAAGAACCGACAACTCTCCGAGAAACTTCAAG AAGCCGCTCGtcatattcaaaatttaatgcCGCTATCGAGGTTTTCTCTTGAGGAAGTGCCAGCTCCGAAAATGCCTAAGCTCCAAATGAACGAACCTTGTGCAAGACGACTCTTGTTAGGTCGGAAGATGAACAGAAGTCTAAGCAATGCTgacttctaa
- the LOC124203003 gene encoding uncharacterized protein LOC124203003 isoform X1 translates to MSVTRGRGRGGDRGGIRGGGRGRGGGDRGKTGGSRGAKGNLRGNGRGRRGSLADSSNSGHRGSPRGGRGRGTPASSKSRRHSRRQKISQGKDKIVDQKESEIELGLQIYVAFKKTPVIIDELEKLPGFHSVHTPPNEKENQKIILFKDMESLDAARAILDAHENVQFTNQRGLKSIKSQRKASDACNVFLKFSEAVDEETVKKLDDSIKEVDLFIDKRRCALQFATLEEAKIAAGKLKKHFSQVQSLPEGSNPKAGKNVPGNFLVYLMFKKNYDEEAVKKLDTTIEAIFPVYSGILRFATRKEAESAAEKLKTKIGENSLRSADVGYLRSSYNKVPQDKVVLRDVPKNVSCFDIISQFPDANAVVIYKKTFPASKFCHAYLGFDTAERTAEILSSTDLKIAGKKVYVFPAYSDLLQELPDLGEIKAKLPETDIKEGPPSKKRKVENEDEEMESDEEASGEEEDELDEEGEEEGEEEGEEEESEDEEGQEEGDDDEEDNEEESN, encoded by the exons ATGTCTGTTACTCGTGGTAGAGGCCGAGGTGGAGATCGTGGAGGAATTCGTGGTGGTGGCCGAGGCCGAGGTGGAGGAGATCGTGGAAAAACAGGTGGTTCCAGAGGTGCAAAGGGAAATTTAAGAGGAAATGGCAGGGGTCGTCGTGGAAGCTTGGCTGACTCGAGCAATTCTGGCCATAGAGGTAGCCCAAGAGGTGGTCGTGGAAGAGGAACACCTGCTTCCTCCAAGAGTAGAAGACATAGTCGAAGGCAAAAAATCAGTCAAGGCAAAGACAAAATAGTTGATCAGAAAGAATcagaaattgaattaggattgCAGATCTATGTTGCCTTCAAGAAAACTCCAGTTATTATTGATGAACTCGAAAAGCTACCAGGATTTCATTCAGTTCATACACCACCGAATGAgaaggaaaatcaaaagatcaTCTTGTTCAAAGACATGGAATCACTTGATGCTGCTAGGGCTATCCTTGACGCCCATGAAAATGTTCAATTCACAAACCAAAGGGGactgaaatcaataaaatctcag cgtAAAGCCTCAGATGCCTGCAATGTTTTCCTTAAGTTTAGTGAAGCTGTTGATGAAGAGACTGTTAAAAAGCTTGATGACAGCATTAAGGAAGTTGACCTCTTCATAGATAAAAGAAG ATGTGCGTTGCAATTTGCAACACTAGAAGAAGCCAAGATTGCAGCTGGGAAATTGAAGAAACACTTCAGTCAAGTTCAGAGCTTACCTGAAGGGAGTAACCCAAAGGCAGGAAAAAATGTACCTGGAAATTT TTTAGTATATttgatgtttaaaaaaaattatgatgaaGAAGCTGTGAAAAAGCTTGACACCACCATTGAAGCAATTTTTCCAGTTTACAG CGGCATTTTGCGTTTTGCAACTCGTAAGGAAGCAGAGAGTGCAGCTGAGAAATTGAAGACAAAGATAGGTGAAAATAGCTTACGGTCTGCGGATGTGGGTTATCTTCGATCATCCTATAACAAAGTACCACAAGACAA gGTTGTACTAAGAGATGTTCCGAAAAATGTCTCTTGTTTTGATATTATCTCTCAGTTTCCTGATGCCAATGCTGTGGTTATTTACAAAAAGACATTCCCTGCCTCCAAGTTTTG TCATGCTTATCTTGGTTTCGACACCGCGGAGCGGACAGCCGAAATATTAAGTTCTACCGATTTAAAAATTGCCGGGAAAAAAGTATACGTTTTCCCAGCATACTCGGATTTGTTACAGGAACTTCCCGATTTAGGCGAAATCAAAGCCAAACTGCCTGAAACCGACATCAAAGAG GGACCTCCAAGCAAGAAAAGGAAGGTTGAaaacgaagacgaagaaatggaaagTGATGAAGAAGCCAgtggagaagaagaggatgaattagatgaagaaggcgaagaggagggagaagaagaaggggaggAAGAGGAAAGTGAAGATGAAGAGGGTCAGGAAGAAGGAGATGATGACGAAG AAGACAATGAGGAGGAAAGTAACTAA
- the LOC124203003 gene encoding neurofilament light polypeptide-like isoform X2 produces the protein MSVTRGRGRGGDRGGIRGGGRGRGGGDRGKTGGSRGAKGNLRGNGRGRRGSLADSSNSGHRGSPRGGRGRGTPASSKSRRHSRRQKISQGKDKIVDQKESEIELGLQIYVAFKKTPVIIDELEKLPGFHSVHTPPNEKENQKIILFKDMESLDAARAILDAHENVQFTNQRGLKSIKSQRKASDACNVFLKFSEAVDEETVKKLDDSIKEVDLFIDKRRCALQFATLEEAKIAAGKLKKHFSQVQSLPEGSNPKAGKNVPGNFLVYLMFKKNYDEEAVKKLDTTIEAIFPVYSGILRFATRKEAESAAEKLKTKIGENSLRSADVGYLRSSYNKVPQDKVVLRDVPKNVSCFDIISQFPDANAVVIYKKTFPASKFCHAYLGFDTAERTAEILSSTDLKIAGKKVYVFPAYSDLLQELPDLGEIKAKLPETDIKEGPPSKKRKVENEDEEMESDEEASGEEEDELDEEGEEEGEEEGEEEESEDEEGQEEGDDDEDNEEESN, from the exons ATGTCTGTTACTCGTGGTAGAGGCCGAGGTGGAGATCGTGGAGGAATTCGTGGTGGTGGCCGAGGCCGAGGTGGAGGAGATCGTGGAAAAACAGGTGGTTCCAGAGGTGCAAAGGGAAATTTAAGAGGAAATGGCAGGGGTCGTCGTGGAAGCTTGGCTGACTCGAGCAATTCTGGCCATAGAGGTAGCCCAAGAGGTGGTCGTGGAAGAGGAACACCTGCTTCCTCCAAGAGTAGAAGACATAGTCGAAGGCAAAAAATCAGTCAAGGCAAAGACAAAATAGTTGATCAGAAAGAATcagaaattgaattaggattgCAGATCTATGTTGCCTTCAAGAAAACTCCAGTTATTATTGATGAACTCGAAAAGCTACCAGGATTTCATTCAGTTCATACACCACCGAATGAgaaggaaaatcaaaagatcaTCTTGTTCAAAGACATGGAATCACTTGATGCTGCTAGGGCTATCCTTGACGCCCATGAAAATGTTCAATTCACAAACCAAAGGGGactgaaatcaataaaatctcag cgtAAAGCCTCAGATGCCTGCAATGTTTTCCTTAAGTTTAGTGAAGCTGTTGATGAAGAGACTGTTAAAAAGCTTGATGACAGCATTAAGGAAGTTGACCTCTTCATAGATAAAAGAAG ATGTGCGTTGCAATTTGCAACACTAGAAGAAGCCAAGATTGCAGCTGGGAAATTGAAGAAACACTTCAGTCAAGTTCAGAGCTTACCTGAAGGGAGTAACCCAAAGGCAGGAAAAAATGTACCTGGAAATTT TTTAGTATATttgatgtttaaaaaaaattatgatgaaGAAGCTGTGAAAAAGCTTGACACCACCATTGAAGCAATTTTTCCAGTTTACAG CGGCATTTTGCGTTTTGCAACTCGTAAGGAAGCAGAGAGTGCAGCTGAGAAATTGAAGACAAAGATAGGTGAAAATAGCTTACGGTCTGCGGATGTGGGTTATCTTCGATCATCCTATAACAAAGTACCACAAGACAA gGTTGTACTAAGAGATGTTCCGAAAAATGTCTCTTGTTTTGATATTATCTCTCAGTTTCCTGATGCCAATGCTGTGGTTATTTACAAAAAGACATTCCCTGCCTCCAAGTTTTG TCATGCTTATCTTGGTTTCGACACCGCGGAGCGGACAGCCGAAATATTAAGTTCTACCGATTTAAAAATTGCCGGGAAAAAAGTATACGTTTTCCCAGCATACTCGGATTTGTTACAGGAACTTCCCGATTTAGGCGAAATCAAAGCCAAACTGCCTGAAACCGACATCAAAGAG GGACCTCCAAGCAAGAAAAGGAAGGTTGAaaacgaagacgaagaaatggaaagTGATGAAGAAGCCAgtggagaagaagaggatgaattagatgaagaaggcgaagaggagggagaagaagaaggggaggAAGAGGAAAGTGAAGATGAAGAGGGTCAGGAAGAAGGAGATGATGACGAAG ACAATGAGGAGGAAAGTAACTAA
- the LOC124203001 gene encoding keratin, type I cytoskeletal 9-like isoform X2 codes for MFGSRGRGRGGDRGGSRGGGRGGGDRGGFRGRGRGGGDRGGFRGGSRGRGGGDREGFRGSSRGRGGGDREGFRGRGRGRGGDRGGDRGGFRGGSRGRGGGDREERGGFRGSRGVSRGSFRGSDRGNFGGDRGARGSWADSGSSGHRGAPRGGRGRGAPAFSNNGRESPEQIISPGKEKKVHQKESEIKLGLQIYVAFKKTPVVIEELEKLPGFHSVRAPPNEKENEKIILFKDMESLDAAREILDAHENVQSTNQMGLKSIVKQRKASDACKVYLSFSEAVTEEAVKKLDDNIKEVALFIEKNSCALQFATLKEAKIAAGKLKRHLSQIQSLLQVDVYKPKTEDDVPENLASICQVYLKFNEPYDEKAVKKLDTTIEAILPVHSCNVRFATREEAESAAEKIKTKIGENGLRLVDVYSLPSKAANSVPQDKVVLRDVPKEASLKDFVSQFPDANAVVIYKNTFPASKFCHAYLGFDNAERAAEILSSTDLKIAGKKVYVFPAYSDLLQELPDLGEIKAKLPETDIKEGPPSKKRKVENEDEEMESDEEASGEEEDELDEEGEEEGEEEEEGEEEESEDEEGQEEGDDEIDDEDDDEESD; via the exons ATGTTTGGTTCACGTGGTAGAGGCCGAGGTGGAGATCGCGGTGGTTCTCGAGGCGGAGGCCGTGGTGGTGGAGATCGAGGAGGATTTCGAGGTAGAGGCAGAGGTGGTGGCGACCGTGGAGGATTTCGTGGTGGTAGCCGAGGCCGAGGTGGAGGAGATCGTGAAGGATTTCGGGGAAGCAGTAGAGGTAGAGGCGGTGGAGATCGTGAAGGATTTCGAGGCAGAGGACGTGGACGTGGTGGAGATCGCGGAGGTGATCGTGGTGGATTTCGAGGCGGCAGCAGGGGCCGAGGTGGAGGAGATCGTGAAGAAAGAGGCGGTTTCAGAGGTTCCAGAGGTGTTTCAAGGGGAAGTTTCAGAGGAAGTGATCGTGGAAACTTTGGAGGTGACAGGGGTGCTCGTGGAAGCTGGGCTGACTCAGGCAGTTCCGGTCATAGAGGTGCCCCAAGAGGTGGCCGTGGAAGAGGAGCACCTGCTTTCTCCAACAATGGAAGAGAGAGTCCAGAGCAAATCATCAGTccaggcaaagaaaaaaaagttcaccAGAAAGAATCTGAAATCAAATTGGGATTGCAAATCTATGTTGCCTTCAAGAAAACTCCAGTTGTTATCGAAGAACTTGAAAAGCTACCAGGATTTCATTCAGTTCGTGCACCACCTAATGAGaaggaaaatgagaaaatcatCTTGTTCAAAGACATGGAATCACTTGATGCTGCTAGAGAAATCCTTGACGCCCATGAAAATGTTCAATCCACAAACCAAATGGGATTaaaatcaattgtaaaacag CGTAAAGCCTCAGATGCCTGCAAAGTTTACCTCAGTTTTAGTGAAGCTGTTACCGAAGAGGCTGTTAAAAAACTTGATGACAACATTAAAGAAGTTGCCCTcttcatagaaaaaaatag CTGTGCACTGCAATTTGCAACACTCAAAGAAGCCAAAATTGCAGCTGGCAAATTGAAGAGACATTTGAGTCAAATTCAGAGCTTACTTCAAGTGGATGTTTATAAGCCGAAGACAGAAGATGATGTTCCCGAAAATTT AGCTTCTATTTGCCAAGTTTATCTGAAGTTCAACGAACCTTATGATGAAAAAGCTGTGAAAAAGCTTGACACCACCATTGAAGCAATTCTTCCAGTTCACAG CTGCAATGTGCGTTTTGCAACTCGTGAGGAAGCAGAGAGTGCAGCCgagaaaataaagacaaaGATTGGTGAAAACGGCCTACGACTTGTGGATGTGTATAGTCTGCCATCAAAGGCAGCTAATAGTGTACCACAAGACAA gGTTGTACTAAGAGATGTTCCGAAAGAGGCCTCTCTTAAAGATTTCGTCTCTCAGTTCCCTGATGCCAATGCTGTggttatttacaaaaatactTTCCCTGCCTCCAAGTTTTG TCATGCTTATCTTGGTTTCGACAACGCGGAGCGGGCAGCAGAAATATTAAGTTCTACCGATTTAAAAATTGCCGGGAAAAAAGTATACGTTTTCCCAGCATACTCGGATTTATTACAGGAACTTCCCGATTTAGGCGAAATCAAAGCCAAACTGCCTGAAACCGACATCAAAGAG GGACCTCCAAGCAAGAAAAGGAAGGTTGAaaacgaagacgaagaaatggaaagTGATGAAGAAGCCAgtggagaagaagaggatgaattAGACGAAGAAGGCGAAgaggagggagaagaagaagaagaaggggaggAAGAGGAAAGTGAAGATGAAGAGGGTCAGGAAGAAGGAGATGATGAGATTGATGACGAAG aCGATGATGAGGAAAGTGACTAA
- the LOC124203001 gene encoding keratin, type I cytoskeletal 9-like isoform X1, translating into MFGSRGRGRGGDRGGSRGGGRGGGDRGGFRGRGRGGGDRGGFRGGSRGRGGGDREGFRGSSRGRGGGDREGFRGRGRGRGGDRGGDRGGFRGGSRGRGGGDREERGGFRGSRGVSRGSFRGSDRGNFGGDRGARGSWADSGSSGHRGAPRGGRGRGAPAFSNNGRESPEQIISPGKEKKVHQKESEIKLGLQIYVAFKKTPVVIEELEKLPGFHSVRAPPNEKENEKIILFKDMESLDAAREILDAHENVQSTNQMGLKSIVKQRKASDACKVYLSFSEAVTEEAVKKLDDNIKEVALFIEKNSCALQFATLKEAKIAAGKLKRHLSQIQSLLQVDVYKPKTEDDVPENLASICQVYLKFNEPYDEKAVKKLDTTIEAILPVHSCNVRFATREEAESAAEKIKTKIGENGLRLVDVYSLPSKAANSVPQDKVVLRDVPKEASLKDFVSQFPDANAVVIYKNTFPASKFCHAYLGFDNAERAAEILSSTDLKIAGKKVYVFPAYSDLLQELPDLGEIKAKLPETDIKEGPPSKKRKVENEDEEMESDEEASGEEEDELDEEGEEEGEEEEEGEEEESEDEEGQEEGDDEIDDEEDDDEESD; encoded by the exons ATGTTTGGTTCACGTGGTAGAGGCCGAGGTGGAGATCGCGGTGGTTCTCGAGGCGGAGGCCGTGGTGGTGGAGATCGAGGAGGATTTCGAGGTAGAGGCAGAGGTGGTGGCGACCGTGGAGGATTTCGTGGTGGTAGCCGAGGCCGAGGTGGAGGAGATCGTGAAGGATTTCGGGGAAGCAGTAGAGGTAGAGGCGGTGGAGATCGTGAAGGATTTCGAGGCAGAGGACGTGGACGTGGTGGAGATCGCGGAGGTGATCGTGGTGGATTTCGAGGCGGCAGCAGGGGCCGAGGTGGAGGAGATCGTGAAGAAAGAGGCGGTTTCAGAGGTTCCAGAGGTGTTTCAAGGGGAAGTTTCAGAGGAAGTGATCGTGGAAACTTTGGAGGTGACAGGGGTGCTCGTGGAAGCTGGGCTGACTCAGGCAGTTCCGGTCATAGAGGTGCCCCAAGAGGTGGCCGTGGAAGAGGAGCACCTGCTTTCTCCAACAATGGAAGAGAGAGTCCAGAGCAAATCATCAGTccaggcaaagaaaaaaaagttcaccAGAAAGAATCTGAAATCAAATTGGGATTGCAAATCTATGTTGCCTTCAAGAAAACTCCAGTTGTTATCGAAGAACTTGAAAAGCTACCAGGATTTCATTCAGTTCGTGCACCACCTAATGAGaaggaaaatgagaaaatcatCTTGTTCAAAGACATGGAATCACTTGATGCTGCTAGAGAAATCCTTGACGCCCATGAAAATGTTCAATCCACAAACCAAATGGGATTaaaatcaattgtaaaacag CGTAAAGCCTCAGATGCCTGCAAAGTTTACCTCAGTTTTAGTGAAGCTGTTACCGAAGAGGCTGTTAAAAAACTTGATGACAACATTAAAGAAGTTGCCCTcttcatagaaaaaaatag CTGTGCACTGCAATTTGCAACACTCAAAGAAGCCAAAATTGCAGCTGGCAAATTGAAGAGACATTTGAGTCAAATTCAGAGCTTACTTCAAGTGGATGTTTATAAGCCGAAGACAGAAGATGATGTTCCCGAAAATTT AGCTTCTATTTGCCAAGTTTATCTGAAGTTCAACGAACCTTATGATGAAAAAGCTGTGAAAAAGCTTGACACCACCATTGAAGCAATTCTTCCAGTTCACAG CTGCAATGTGCGTTTTGCAACTCGTGAGGAAGCAGAGAGTGCAGCCgagaaaataaagacaaaGATTGGTGAAAACGGCCTACGACTTGTGGATGTGTATAGTCTGCCATCAAAGGCAGCTAATAGTGTACCACAAGACAA gGTTGTACTAAGAGATGTTCCGAAAGAGGCCTCTCTTAAAGATTTCGTCTCTCAGTTCCCTGATGCCAATGCTGTggttatttacaaaaatactTTCCCTGCCTCCAAGTTTTG TCATGCTTATCTTGGTTTCGACAACGCGGAGCGGGCAGCAGAAATATTAAGTTCTACCGATTTAAAAATTGCCGGGAAAAAAGTATACGTTTTCCCAGCATACTCGGATTTATTACAGGAACTTCCCGATTTAGGCGAAATCAAAGCCAAACTGCCTGAAACCGACATCAAAGAG GGACCTCCAAGCAAGAAAAGGAAGGTTGAaaacgaagacgaagaaatggaaagTGATGAAGAAGCCAgtggagaagaagaggatgaattAGACGAAGAAGGCGAAgaggagggagaagaagaagaagaaggggaggAAGAGGAAAGTGAAGATGAAGAGGGTCAGGAAGAAGGAGATGATGAGATTGATGACGAAG aagaCGATGATGAGGAAAGTGACTAA